The following proteins are encoded in a genomic region of Corallococcus silvisoli:
- a CDS encoding DNA repair ATPase yields the protein MATDSGKTPGTQVPGGEATLEGGSYEVIRARLLSQADALATRANDLNGRRKALFGGTELTVIGNERVRTENNCVPRDIVSVGKYLLFGYNVFIGLKKETVVSDVFSLHRFEKTAEGFDLSAVPATEAGGFLADPRFVKDFGELYKYYKDAKLLQLRRRDSRLLAVFQTGQSARDLKVFRFNVDVEGRATYVDNQGERDHVYPPSHDFEWTVATREQYVLGQHPHVNVLDQVFVETVKGDLTVKVENNTATGLGIYSEPVDDPDQSLDDAEFAWTQVGGLILLRILPFREKAHRYLVFNSRTQHVVRIDAIGQSCVRLPEDQGIVFPGGYYLQTGDFKVFDGASEGMEFHQAVRSPNGEDVLYVFHRRDEGAYVLFPYNLVRKEVQTPLLAHGMSLFADGGLVVFRATSQEPTRVHPMQVWQTPFVSDEHAAQLPPAPGYLGKVGNAELVRGISDALTLPRVAKTDKPTRRTYEDLVSAATRALDAYYWLGHAEVSLQEPIELLRRTSELIIDEFEKVLAMRKRAEESFAQAAQAQETLLLNAQPEGLTDAEGFMRALADLRRHRGHLITLKDVRYMDLGRVDALEQAVVAASDAVSTACVDFLQKGEALQPLATRLDGLMERLEPLATTVELAPLAEDVERTGQGLEVLGEVVGGLQVGDPLARARILEGISELFSRLNRVRAGLQAKRKELSGREKRAEFGAQFKLLGQSIENALSQADSPEKCDEALSKLTVLLEELEGRFGEFDEFLGQITQKREELLEAFGARKQSLVDERQRRASGLFGAAERILQGVQRRAKSFKADDELNAYFASDAMILKLRQLAEQLLALQDSVRADEVLSRVKSAKQDALRALRDRQDLFEGGEGLIKLGPYRFHVNTQPLELTLVPRDGALFLQLTGSDYTQRLEDPELLKYRDLWEQHLASETRDVYRAEYLAAGLLMDAEEGKGGLSLTALYEAGAQGQLLERVRAYAADRFDEGYERGVHDADAAALLEKLLALHQGAGLLRFAPVPRAWAALYWAFDSDDVLRGVFHRRARSLARLRQAFDIGSDLVALGDELGERVLAFLQGHGLQASPAEGRQAGRYLVEELAVDRPRFTTSREALALKDAFLAHLERHGSRGAFDDDLRGLEKNLPERLRIARAWVEAFLARREGGPGEAAHVALETAVVLLTERKLDREAAGALTSMEATGLLGSHPRVQDRKLSLRLDEFLARLGEFRQVRVPAYAAYRAYLRDLLDKERRKLRLEELTPKVLTSFVRNRLIDEVYLPLIGANLAKQLGAAGEGKRTDRMGMLLLMSPPGYGKTTLMEYVASRLGLTFVKVNGPALGHAVKSLDPSEAPNATARQEVERINLSFEMGNNVMLYLDDIQHTDPELLQKFISLCDGQRRVEGVWNGQTRTYDLRGKKFCVVMAGNPYTETGERFRIPDMLANRADTYNLGDILDGKEELFALSYLENSLTSNPVLAPLATRDPQDVHRLIRMAKGEEVPAGELKHGYAAAELQEIVAVFQRLFRVQQVLLKVNLQYIASAAQDERFRSEPAFKLQGSYRNMNKMAEKVVSAMTDDELERRIDDHYQGESQTLTTAAEQNLLKLAEMRGRLTPEKAKRWEEIKQGFARVKRMGGKEDDPVARVTGQLGAIEEQLGSVRDAVVQAAAQVGASSEEPPVAPHLEALREAVLEVARVGRAAASKPPPLPVSIPAAPPPAPDLAPYLKHLAQLLKALTERVAAQAEAPTLVNAPMPAPDLGPYMAQLSKALTALADRPVSVALPSPAESLQRAASGPSPAELSRQIELVEGALLPLERAARRNVQGEGEGIKALQVWQGVTEALELLRGMLRR from the coding sequence ATGGCAACTGACAGCGGCAAGACCCCGGGCACCCAGGTGCCCGGGGGCGAGGCGACGCTGGAGGGCGGCAGCTACGAGGTCATCCGTGCGCGCCTCCTCTCCCAGGCGGACGCGCTGGCGACCCGGGCGAACGACCTCAACGGGCGGCGCAAGGCGCTGTTCGGCGGCACGGAGCTCACCGTCATCGGAAACGAGCGGGTGCGCACGGAGAACAACTGCGTCCCCCGCGACATCGTCAGCGTCGGGAAGTACCTCCTCTTCGGCTACAACGTCTTCATCGGCCTGAAGAAGGAGACGGTCGTCTCGGACGTCTTCTCGCTGCACCGCTTCGAGAAGACGGCCGAGGGCTTCGACCTGTCCGCCGTGCCCGCCACGGAGGCCGGCGGCTTCCTGGCGGACCCCCGGTTCGTGAAGGACTTCGGGGAGCTGTACAAGTACTACAAGGACGCGAAGCTCCTGCAGCTGCGGCGGCGGGACTCGCGCCTCCTGGCGGTGTTCCAGACGGGCCAGTCCGCGCGCGACCTCAAGGTCTTCCGCTTCAACGTGGACGTGGAGGGCCGCGCCACCTACGTGGACAACCAGGGGGAGCGCGACCACGTCTATCCGCCGTCGCATGACTTCGAGTGGACGGTGGCCACGCGCGAGCAGTACGTGCTGGGCCAGCACCCGCACGTCAACGTGTTGGATCAGGTCTTCGTGGAGACGGTGAAGGGCGACCTCACCGTCAAGGTGGAGAACAACACCGCCACCGGCCTGGGCATCTACAGCGAGCCGGTGGACGACCCGGACCAGTCGCTGGACGACGCGGAGTTCGCCTGGACGCAGGTGGGCGGACTCATCCTGCTGCGCATCCTCCCGTTCCGGGAGAAGGCGCACCGCTACCTCGTCTTCAACTCGCGCACCCAGCACGTGGTGCGCATCGACGCCATCGGCCAGTCCTGCGTCCGGCTGCCGGAGGACCAGGGCATCGTCTTCCCGGGCGGCTACTACCTCCAGACGGGCGACTTCAAGGTCTTCGACGGCGCGTCGGAGGGGATGGAGTTCCACCAGGCGGTGCGCTCGCCCAACGGGGAGGACGTGCTCTACGTCTTCCACCGCCGGGACGAGGGCGCGTACGTGCTCTTCCCGTACAACCTGGTGCGCAAGGAGGTTCAGACGCCGCTGCTGGCGCACGGCATGAGCCTCTTCGCGGACGGCGGGCTGGTGGTGTTCCGCGCCACGTCGCAGGAGCCCACGCGCGTGCACCCCATGCAGGTGTGGCAGACGCCGTTCGTCTCAGACGAGCACGCGGCGCAGCTGCCGCCCGCGCCGGGCTACCTGGGCAAGGTGGGCAACGCGGAGCTGGTGCGCGGCATCAGCGACGCGCTGACGCTGCCTCGCGTGGCGAAGACGGACAAGCCCACGCGCCGCACCTACGAGGACCTGGTCTCCGCGGCCACGCGGGCGCTGGACGCGTACTACTGGCTGGGCCACGCGGAGGTGTCGCTCCAGGAGCCCATCGAGCTGCTGCGCCGCACCTCCGAGCTCATCATCGATGAGTTCGAGAAGGTCCTCGCGATGCGCAAGCGCGCGGAAGAGTCCTTCGCGCAGGCCGCGCAGGCGCAGGAGACGCTGCTGCTCAACGCGCAGCCGGAGGGGCTCACCGACGCGGAGGGCTTCATGCGCGCGCTGGCGGACCTGCGCCGGCACCGCGGGCACCTCATCACGTTGAAGGACGTGCGCTACATGGACCTGGGGCGCGTGGACGCCCTGGAGCAGGCGGTGGTGGCCGCGTCCGACGCCGTGAGCACGGCGTGCGTGGACTTCCTCCAGAAGGGCGAGGCGCTTCAGCCGCTGGCCACGCGGCTGGACGGCCTGATGGAGCGCCTGGAGCCGCTGGCGACGACGGTGGAGCTGGCGCCCCTGGCGGAGGACGTGGAGCGCACCGGCCAGGGCCTGGAGGTGCTGGGCGAGGTGGTGGGCGGCCTCCAGGTGGGCGACCCGCTGGCTCGGGCGCGCATCCTGGAAGGCATCTCCGAGCTCTTCAGCCGCCTGAACCGCGTGCGCGCGGGGCTCCAGGCGAAGCGCAAGGAGCTCTCCGGCCGGGAGAAGCGCGCGGAGTTCGGCGCGCAGTTCAAGCTGCTGGGGCAGAGCATCGAGAACGCGCTGTCGCAGGCGGACTCCCCGGAGAAGTGCGACGAGGCGCTCTCCAAGCTCACCGTGCTGCTGGAGGAGCTGGAGGGCCGCTTCGGCGAGTTCGACGAGTTCCTGGGGCAGATCACCCAGAAGCGCGAGGAGCTGCTGGAGGCCTTCGGCGCGCGCAAGCAGTCGTTGGTGGACGAGCGCCAGCGCCGGGCCTCGGGCCTCTTCGGCGCGGCGGAGCGCATCCTCCAGGGCGTGCAGCGGCGGGCGAAGTCGTTCAAGGCGGACGACGAGCTCAACGCCTACTTCGCGTCCGACGCGATGATCCTCAAGCTGCGGCAGCTGGCGGAGCAGCTGCTGGCGCTCCAGGACAGCGTTCGCGCGGACGAAGTGCTGTCGCGGGTGAAGTCCGCGAAGCAGGACGCCCTGCGGGCCCTGCGCGACAGGCAGGACCTGTTCGAGGGGGGCGAGGGGCTGATCAAGCTGGGGCCCTACCGCTTCCACGTCAACACCCAGCCGCTGGAGCTGACGCTGGTGCCGCGCGACGGCGCGCTGTTCCTCCAGCTCACCGGCTCCGACTACACGCAGCGGCTGGAGGACCCGGAGCTGCTCAAGTACCGGGACCTCTGGGAGCAACACCTGGCCTCCGAGACGCGCGACGTCTACCGCGCGGAGTACCTGGCCGCCGGGCTGTTGATGGACGCCGAGGAGGGCAAGGGCGGCCTGTCGCTCACGGCGCTCTACGAGGCCGGGGCGCAGGGACAGCTGCTGGAGCGCGTGCGCGCGTACGCGGCGGACCGCTTCGACGAGGGCTACGAGCGCGGCGTGCACGACGCGGACGCGGCGGCGCTCCTGGAGAAGCTGCTCGCGCTGCATCAGGGCGCGGGCCTGCTGCGCTTCGCCCCGGTGCCGCGCGCCTGGGCCGCGCTCTACTGGGCGTTCGACTCCGACGACGTGCTCCGGGGCGTGTTCCACCGGCGCGCGCGCAGCCTCGCGAGGCTGCGGCAGGCGTTCGACATCGGCTCGGACCTGGTGGCGCTGGGGGATGAGCTGGGCGAGCGCGTGCTCGCGTTCCTCCAGGGCCACGGCCTCCAGGCGTCGCCCGCGGAGGGCCGGCAGGCGGGCCGCTACCTCGTGGAGGAGCTGGCGGTGGACCGCCCGCGCTTCACCACCAGCCGCGAGGCCCTGGCGCTGAAGGACGCCTTCCTCGCGCACCTGGAGCGGCACGGCTCACGCGGCGCGTTCGACGACGACCTGCGGGGGCTGGAGAAGAACCTGCCGGAGCGCCTGCGCATCGCCCGGGCGTGGGTGGAGGCGTTCCTGGCCCGCCGCGAGGGCGGACCGGGGGAGGCGGCCCACGTCGCGCTGGAGACGGCGGTGGTGCTCCTCACGGAGCGCAAGCTGGACCGGGAGGCGGCGGGGGCCCTGACCTCCATGGAGGCCACCGGCCTGCTGGGCAGCCACCCGCGCGTCCAGGACCGGAAGCTGTCGCTGCGGCTGGATGAGTTCCTCGCGCGGCTGGGCGAGTTCCGCCAGGTGCGCGTGCCCGCGTACGCGGCCTACCGCGCGTACCTGCGCGACCTGCTGGACAAGGAGCGGCGCAAGCTGCGGCTGGAGGAGTTGACGCCCAAGGTGCTCACGAGCTTCGTGCGCAACCGCCTCATCGACGAGGTGTACCTGCCGCTCATCGGCGCGAACCTGGCCAAGCAGCTGGGCGCGGCGGGCGAGGGCAAGCGCACGGACCGCATGGGCATGCTGCTGCTCATGTCTCCGCCGGGCTACGGCAAGACGACCCTGATGGAGTACGTGGCCAGCCGCCTGGGCCTCACCTTCGTGAAGGTGAACGGGCCCGCGCTGGGCCACGCCGTGAAGTCGCTGGACCCGTCGGAGGCGCCCAACGCCACCGCGCGGCAGGAGGTGGAGCGCATCAACCTGTCCTTCGAGATGGGCAACAACGTGATGCTCTATCTCGACGACATCCAGCACACGGACCCGGAGCTGCTCCAGAAGTTCATCTCCCTGTGCGACGGCCAGCGCCGCGTGGAGGGCGTCTGGAATGGCCAGACGCGCACGTATGATCTGCGCGGCAAGAAGTTCTGCGTGGTGATGGCCGGCAATCCCTACACGGAGACGGGCGAGCGCTTCCGCATCCCGGACATGCTCGCCAACCGCGCGGACACGTACAACCTGGGCGACATCCTGGACGGCAAGGAGGAGCTGTTCGCGCTCAGCTACCTGGAGAACTCGCTCACCTCCAACCCGGTGCTGGCGCCGCTGGCCACGCGCGACCCGCAGGACGTGCACCGCCTCATCCGGATGGCGAAGGGCGAAGAGGTGCCGGCGGGCGAGCTGAAGCACGGCTACGCGGCGGCGGAGCTGCAGGAGATCGTCGCCGTCTTCCAGCGCCTGTTCCGCGTGCAGCAGGTGCTGCTCAAGGTGAACCTCCAGTACATCGCGTCCGCCGCGCAGGACGAGCGCTTCCGCAGCGAGCCCGCCTTCAAGTTGCAGGGCAGCTACCGCAACATGAACAAGATGGCGGAGAAGGTCGTCTCCGCGATGACGGACGACGAGCTCGAGCGCCGCATCGACGACCACTACCAGGGCGAATCCCAGACGCTCACCACCGCCGCGGAGCAGAACCTGCTCAAGCTGGCGGAGATGCGCGGGCGCCTGACCCCGGAGAAGGCGAAGCGCTGGGAGGAGATCAAGCAGGGCTTCGCCCGCGTGAAGCGCATGGGGGGCAAGGAGGACGACCCCGTGGCCCGCGTCACCGGCCAGCTGGGCGCCATCGAGGAGCAGCTCGGCTCCGTGCGCGACGCGGTGGTGCAGGCCGCCGCCCAGGTGGGAGCCTCCAGCGAGGAGCCGCCGGTGGCCCCGCACCTGGAGGCGCTGCGCGAGGCGGTGCTGGAGGTCGCCCGCGTGGGCCGCGCGGCCGCCTCGAAGCCGCCTCCGCTGCCGGTGTCCATCCCCGCCGCGCCGCCCCCGGCCCCGGACCTGGCCCCGTACCTCAAGCACCTGGCCCAGCTGCTCAAGGCCCTCACGGAGCGGGTGGCCGCGCAGGCCGAGGCCCCCACGCTGGTCAACGCCCCCATGCCCGCGCCCGACCTCGGGCCGTACATGGCGCAGCTCTCCAAGGCCCTCACGGCCCTGGCGGACCGGCCCGTGTCGGTGGCCCTGCCGTCACCCGCGGAGTCGCTCCAGCGCGCGGCGAGCGGTCCGTCTCCGGCGGAGCTCAGCCGGCAGATCGAGCTGGTGGAGGGCGCGCTGCTCCCCTTGGAGCGCGCTGCCCGCCGCAACGTCCAGGGCGAAGGGGAGGGCATCAAGGCCCTCCAGGTCTGGCAGGGCGTGACCGAGGCGCTGGAGCTGCTGCGCGGCATGCTGCGGCGCTAG
- a CDS encoding vWA domain-containing protein, with protein sequence MSPFFSKRRVSLVSGALLCAGLVGACSTSRAPPESGLGAADSQLRPQAVARTEPSPKDAPAGRQHLAQESLADGDMVARAPSKEAPSAAGKAAPPPASPTSRVAAEPVQRASPKKVADEELRASTLGAVAPAPTQPREKMKPDTGDDKNVAEGGNTFEAYKPNAFTETTKDALSTFAADVDTASYSMARRYLQQGQLPPTHAVRVEEFVNYFKYRYAPPEEGAFTVHLEGAPSPFNARRHFLRVGVQGKVVSRSERKPAHLVFLVDTSGSMSSPDKLPLALESIKIAVKNLNENDTVALVTYAGSTRDVLPPTPATDVKKIHAALDTLAAGGGTAMGSGMEMAYRHAVKKAAGGVVSRVVVLTDGDANIGPNLSAKDMLASVQKYVAEGVTLTTVGFGMGNYHDSLMEQLADKGNGNSFYVDSVKEARKVFETQLTGTLEVIAKDVKFQVEFNPKAVTRYRLMGYENRDIADKDFRDDKVDAGEIGAGHTVTALYEVELTGEAQDLATVRIRAKAPNGTEAKEQAFPLTRANVKPTLEAATSDFRFAVAVAATADILRAAPSAEGWSLATTQKLAEGAAGGDADRTEFVRLVGQARALTTASASGR encoded by the coding sequence ATGTCCCCGTTCTTCTCGAAGCGCCGCGTGTCGCTCGTCAGTGGTGCCCTCCTCTGCGCCGGACTCGTGGGCGCTTGCTCCACGTCGCGCGCCCCGCCGGAGTCGGGCCTCGGCGCCGCCGACAGCCAGCTCAGGCCGCAGGCCGTCGCCCGCACCGAGCCCAGCCCCAAGGACGCGCCCGCGGGCCGGCAGCACCTGGCCCAGGAGTCCCTGGCGGACGGGGACATGGTCGCGCGTGCCCCGTCGAAGGAGGCCCCCTCCGCGGCGGGCAAGGCCGCCCCGCCTCCCGCGTCCCCCACGTCCAGGGTCGCGGCGGAGCCGGTCCAGCGCGCCTCGCCGAAGAAGGTCGCGGATGAGGAGCTGAGGGCCAGCACCCTGGGCGCGGTCGCGCCTGCTCCGACGCAGCCTCGGGAGAAGATGAAGCCGGACACCGGCGACGACAAGAACGTGGCCGAAGGCGGCAACACCTTCGAGGCCTACAAGCCCAACGCCTTCACCGAGACGACGAAGGACGCGCTGTCCACCTTCGCGGCGGACGTGGACACGGCCTCCTACTCCATGGCGCGGCGCTACCTGCAGCAGGGCCAGCTGCCCCCCACCCACGCGGTCCGCGTGGAGGAGTTCGTCAACTACTTCAAGTACCGCTACGCCCCGCCGGAGGAAGGCGCCTTCACGGTGCACCTGGAGGGTGCGCCCTCGCCCTTCAACGCGCGCCGCCACTTCTTGCGCGTGGGCGTCCAGGGCAAGGTCGTCTCCCGCTCGGAGCGCAAGCCCGCGCACCTGGTGTTCCTGGTGGACACCAGCGGCTCCATGTCCTCGCCGGACAAGCTGCCCCTGGCGCTGGAGTCCATCAAGATCGCGGTGAAGAACCTCAATGAGAACGACACCGTGGCGCTGGTCACCTACGCGGGCTCCACGCGGGACGTGCTCCCGCCCACGCCCGCCACGGACGTGAAGAAGATCCACGCCGCGCTGGACACGCTGGCCGCGGGCGGCGGCACGGCCATGGGCTCCGGAATGGAGATGGCCTACAGGCACGCGGTGAAGAAGGCCGCCGGCGGGGTGGTGTCCCGCGTGGTGGTGCTCACGGACGGCGACGCCAACATCGGCCCCAACCTGAGCGCGAAGGACATGCTGGCCAGCGTGCAGAAGTACGTGGCCGAAGGCGTCACGCTCACCACCGTGGGCTTCGGCATGGGCAACTACCACGACTCGCTGATGGAGCAGCTGGCCGACAAGGGCAACGGCAACAGCTTCTACGTGGACAGCGTGAAGGAAGCGCGCAAGGTCTTCGAGACGCAGCTCACCGGCACGCTGGAGGTCATCGCGAAGGACGTGAAGTTCCAGGTGGAGTTCAACCCCAAGGCCGTCACCCGCTACCGCCTGATGGGCTACGAGAACCGGGACATCGCGGACAAGGACTTCCGCGACGACAAGGTGGACGCGGGCGAGATTGGCGCGGGCCACACCGTGACGGCGCTGTACGAGGTGGAGCTGACGGGCGAGGCGCAGGACCTGGCCACCGTGCGCATCCGCGCCAAGGCCCCCAACGGCACCGAGGCGAAGGAGCAGGCCTTCCCGCTCACCCGCGCCAACGTGAAGCCGACCCTGGAGGCCGCGACGTCCGACTTCCGCTTCGCCGTGGCCGTGGCCGCCACCGCGGACATCCTCCGCGCCGCGCCCTCCGCGGAGGGCTGGAGCCTGGCCACCACGCAGAAGCTGGCGGAGGGCGCCGCGGGCGGAGACGCGGACCGCACCGAGTTCGTCCGCCTCGTCGGACAGGCCCGCGCCCTGACGACCGCGTCGGCCAGCGGCCGCTGA
- a CDS encoding 2OG-Fe(II) oxygenase: MPEYVTHRDALPRAELAALGDALLGSRFVARSPLMGTFRASRGFAFIFTAEGRATLEARFPFLTAFLRRTLDGDSAKGLQPWTRRWFGGRAPRPRPNAFYLNLLLLDAGTPVGRHIDATLQEPSGVPDATPEHVSVLYLRVPQGARGGALRLLRDNQLRGEVRPRPGLLVHFQGDLQHEVQPFTGGPEGALRASLVCEQYAFREDVLARLPAFRIQSKAGFSAYLESQRERDGVAPSVGTLEE; encoded by the coding sequence GTGCCCGAGTACGTCACCCACCGCGACGCCCTGCCCCGCGCCGAGTTGGCGGCCTTGGGAGATGCCCTGCTCGGCTCCCGCTTCGTCGCGCGCAGTCCGCTGATGGGGACGTTCCGGGCGAGCCGGGGCTTCGCGTTCATCTTCACCGCGGAGGGCCGAGCGACGCTGGAGGCGCGCTTCCCGTTCCTGACCGCGTTCCTGCGCCGCACCCTGGATGGCGACAGCGCGAAGGGACTCCAGCCATGGACGCGGCGCTGGTTCGGAGGTCGCGCCCCACGGCCCCGTCCCAACGCGTTCTACCTGAACCTGCTGCTGCTGGACGCGGGCACGCCCGTGGGCCGCCACATCGACGCGACGTTGCAGGAGCCGAGCGGCGTTCCGGACGCGACGCCGGAGCACGTGAGCGTGCTCTACCTGCGTGTTCCCCAGGGCGCGCGGGGAGGGGCGTTGCGGCTGCTCCGCGACAACCAACTCCGGGGCGAGGTGCGCCCCCGGCCGGGCCTGCTGGTCCACTTCCAGGGAGACCTCCAGCACGAGGTGCAGCCGTTCACCGGCGGCCCGGAAGGCGCGCTGCGCGCGAGCCTGGTCTGCGAGCAGTACGCCTTCCGGGAGGACGTGCTCGCCCGCCTCCCCGCCTTCCGCATCCAATCCAAGGCGGGCTTCTCCGCCTATCTGGAGTCCCAGCGCGAGCGCGACGGCGTGGCGCCCTCCGTGGGGACGCTGGAGGAGTGA
- a CDS encoding expansin EXLX1 family cellulose-binding protein — MNRPASWSSPVFLTLALLAAGGCGDSASGGGVSLGSEQKGIATYYGATGGGNCGFEPGGDLMVAAMNREQYDNSAVCGECVDIVGPKGSVRVRIVDQCPDCDRGHLDLSREAFAKVAEVKDGRVDITWTPVSCDVSGPVQYHFKDGSNPYWTAIQVRNHRLPIQKLEWKREGDWRALKRESYNYFVTTDGVGEGRFQLRVTASDGQQLTDSLEKVLDNKTVDGAEQFAPQK; from the coding sequence ATGAACCGACCCGCTTCGTGGAGTTCCCCGGTGTTTTTGACCCTGGCCTTGCTCGCCGCCGGAGGCTGCGGTGACTCCGCTTCCGGAGGAGGCGTGTCGCTGGGCTCCGAGCAGAAAGGGATTGCGACCTATTACGGCGCCACTGGGGGCGGCAACTGCGGCTTCGAACCGGGCGGCGACCTGATGGTGGCCGCGATGAACCGGGAGCAGTACGACAACAGCGCCGTCTGCGGCGAGTGCGTGGACATCGTCGGGCCCAAGGGCAGCGTGCGCGTGCGCATCGTGGACCAGTGCCCGGACTGCGACCGGGGCCACCTGGACCTGTCCCGCGAGGCCTTCGCGAAGGTGGCGGAGGTGAAGGACGGCCGGGTGGACATCACCTGGACGCCGGTGTCCTGCGACGTGTCCGGTCCGGTGCAGTACCACTTCAAGGACGGCAGCAATCCCTATTGGACGGCCATCCAGGTGCGCAACCACCGGCTGCCCATCCAGAAGCTGGAGTGGAAGCGCGAGGGCGACTGGAGGGCGCTGAAGCGCGAGAGCTACAACTACTTCGTCACCACGGACGGCGTGGGCGAGGGCCGCTTCCAGCTGCGCGTCACCGCCAGCGACGGCCAGCAGCTCACCGACTCCCTGGAGAAGGTGCTGGACAACAAGACGGTGGACGGGGCGGAGCAGTTCGCGCCCCAGAAGTAG
- a CDS encoding flotillin family protein, producing MDPISLAAIIGGGIIILFGIFVSVAKFYRQVDQGKVLIVNTMKTEPTVTFTGAVVLPIVHRAEVMDISLKTVEIDRRGKEGLICQDNIRADIKVTFFVRVNKTREDVLKVAQSIGCARASDHQTLENLFEAKFSEALKTVGKSFDFEQLYTKRDEIKDKVVETIGRDLNGYMLEDCAIDFLEQTPVDMLDKDNILDAQGIRKITQLTTEQNVFTNELRQSERMAVTKRNVEADEAIFALERQREEASAKQRREIDSIQARETAEADRVKSEEFAKAQLARIKAEEEIAINEENKQRQVQVAQKNRERVVGVESERVEKDRALEAINRERETELQRIAKEKALESEKKAIADVVRARIAVEKTVAQEEENIKDLRVTSEAKRTKEAVIINAQAHAEEASVKDIQAADASAKIAVFLAKEKLTLAEADLEAADKQAKAKMRLAEGVQAESAAAGLASVRVREADAVATEKLGMAQVRVKEAEASVIQKQGQAQAAAVREKLLAEAAGSEEKGLANARVQEAEAGAIHKRGEAEAFATREKLLAEAAAIQEKLMAEARGLSEKATAMKALDGVGREHEEYRLRLQKERDVELAAINVRKDIAQAQATVLAQAFGNAKFQIVGGDGKFFENFVKAVTFGSSVDGALDHGDALKKALGGYLNGEKDLPADLKEILSKPGLTNDAQNLAVAALLNRMSVSPTESTAAGLKALVQSEAAALAPKQQG from the coding sequence ATGGATCCCATCAGCCTTGCAGCAATCATTGGCGGCGGCATCATCATCCTTTTCGGCATCTTCGTCAGCGTGGCCAAGTTCTACCGCCAGGTGGATCAGGGCAAGGTGCTCATCGTCAACACCATGAAGACCGAGCCGACGGTGACCTTCACCGGCGCCGTGGTGCTGCCCATCGTCCACCGCGCGGAGGTGATGGACATCTCCCTGAAGACGGTGGAGATCGACCGCCGCGGCAAGGAAGGCCTCATCTGCCAGGACAACATCCGCGCGGACATCAAGGTCACCTTCTTCGTGCGCGTGAACAAGACGCGCGAGGACGTGCTCAAGGTGGCCCAGTCCATCGGCTGCGCGCGCGCGTCGGATCACCAGACGCTGGAGAACCTCTTCGAGGCCAAGTTCTCCGAGGCCCTCAAGACGGTGGGCAAGAGCTTCGACTTCGAGCAGCTCTACACCAAGCGCGATGAGATCAAGGACAAGGTGGTGGAGACCATCGGCCGCGACCTCAACGGCTACATGCTGGAGGACTGCGCCATCGACTTCCTGGAGCAGACCCCGGTGGACATGCTCGACAAGGACAACATCCTGGACGCCCAGGGCATCCGGAAGATCACCCAGCTCACCACCGAGCAGAACGTCTTCACCAACGAGCTGCGCCAGTCCGAGCGCATGGCCGTGACCAAGCGCAACGTCGAAGCCGACGAGGCCATCTTCGCCCTGGAGCGTCAGCGCGAGGAGGCGTCCGCCAAGCAGCGCCGGGAGATCGACAGCATCCAGGCGCGTGAGACGGCCGAGGCCGACCGCGTGAAGAGCGAGGAGTTCGCCAAGGCGCAGCTGGCGCGCATCAAGGCGGAGGAAGAGATCGCCATCAACGAGGAGAACAAGCAGCGCCAGGTGCAGGTGGCCCAGAAGAACCGCGAGCGCGTGGTGGGCGTGGAGTCCGAGCGCGTGGAGAAGGACCGCGCCCTGGAGGCCATCAACCGCGAGCGTGAGACGGAGCTGCAGCGCATCGCGAAGGAGAAGGCGCTGGAGTCGGAGAAGAAGGCCATCGCGGACGTGGTGCGCGCCCGCATCGCGGTGGAGAAGACCGTCGCCCAGGAAGAGGAGAACATCAAGGACCTGCGCGTGACGTCGGAGGCCAAGCGCACCAAGGAGGCGGTCATCATCAACGCCCAGGCGCACGCGGAAGAGGCCTCCGTGAAGGACATCCAGGCCGCGGACGCGAGCGCGAAGATCGCCGTGTTCCTCGCCAAGGAGAAGCTGACCCTGGCGGAGGCCGACCTGGAGGCCGCGGACAAGCAGGCCAAGGCGAAGATGCGGCTGGCCGAAGGCGTCCAGGCCGAGTCCGCCGCCGCGGGCCTGGCCAGCGTGCGCGTGCGTGAGGCGGACGCGGTCGCCACGGAGAAGCTGGGCATGGCGCAGGTGCGCGTGAAGGAGGCCGAGGCCTCCGTCATCCAGAAGCAGGGGCAGGCCCAGGCCGCCGCGGTGCGCGAGAAGCTGCTCGCCGAGGCCGCGGGCTCGGAGGAGAAGGGCCTGGCGAACGCCCGCGTGCAGGAAGCGGAAGCCGGCGCCATCCACAAGCGCGGCGAGGCGGAGGCGTTCGCCACGCGCGAGAAGCTGCTCGCCGAGGCCGCCGCCATCCAGGAGAAGCTGATGGCCGAGGCCCGGGGCCTGTCGGAGAAGGCCACCGCGATGAAGGCCCTGGACGGCGTGGGCCGCGAGCACGAGGAGTACCGCCTGCGCCTGCAGAAGGAGCGCGACGTGGAGCTGGCCGCCATCAACGTGCGCAAGGACATCGCGCAGGCCCAGGCCACCGTGCTGGCCCAGGCGTTCGGCAACGCGAAGTTCCAGATCGTCGGCGGCGACGGCAAGTTCTTCGAGAACTTCGTCAAGGCCGTGACCTTCGGCAGCTCGGTGGACGGCGCGCTGGACCACGGCGATGCGCTGAAGAAGGCGCTCGGCGGCTACCTCAACGGTGAGAAGGACCTGCCGGCGGACCTGAAGGAGATCCTCTCCAAGCCGGGCCTCACCAACGACGCGCAGAACCTGGCCGTCGCCGCGCTGCTCAACCGCATGTCCGTGAGCCCCACCGAGTCCACCGCCGCCGGGCTCAAGGCGCTGGTGCAGTCAGAGGCCGCGGCCCTCGCGCCGAAGCAGCAGGGCTGA